ATAAATTAGtgaatgattttatatttaataccATAAAAGAAAGATTACATTGTTCGAAACCCCTATAAATGCATATCGCCTCAAGTCAAATTACTCAGAGTCGATCGTTTCATTTTCTCATCACATTCTTTTGTTCAAAACCTTTGCTCACCTCCATGGCTCCTATTGCTGTCGGCGATGTTGTACCAGAAGGAACTATCTCCTTCTTTGACGAGAATGACCAGCTTCAGAGCGTGTCTGTTCACACTCTCGCCGCTGGTAAGAAGGTCATTCTCTTCGGCGTCCCTGGTGCTTTCACTCCCACATGCAGGTAAATTTTTCCTTCGTAGCTCACTTAGTTTTATTTCACCTTTTGTTTTGCTATAATACGTTACATTTTTTGGacttttgaattgttttttttcctggTTTAGCATGCAGCATGTGCCTGGATTCATCGAGAAAGCAGAGGAGCTGAAATCAAAGGGTGTTGATGAGATCATTTGCTTCAGCGGTAAATATTCTCAATTAGTTATATTCTTTGGTATATATAAgctatgtttttaatattattaacgaCATTGGTTTGTTGTGCAGTGAACGATCCGTTTGTGATGAAGGCATGGGGAAAGACATACCCAGAGAACAAGCACGTGAAGTTTGTGGCAGATGGTTCAGGAGAATACACACAGCTTCTTGGACTCGAGCTTGACCTCAAGGACAAGGGTCTTGGTGTTAGGTCAAGGAGATTTGCTCTGCTTCTCGACAACCTCAAGGTTACTGTGGCCAATGTTGAGTCCGGTGGAGAGTTCACGGTTTCCAGCGCTGATGATATCCTCAAGGCCCTCTAAGAAACTTTTATCATTttgcttgtttttatttctGTACGTGTTGAATCTCTACCCTGATTTCAGACAAGAGACTTGCCTAATAAAACGGTTTGAGTTGATTATCTCCCTTTATggatttaataataaaacattggtttttattgtttttctttgtgtaaTTCATGACGTTTGACAAATTTGCATTTTCTTCTGGACTATGATATGGACATATAAACCTACCAAAATGTTAGACTACCAGAGATTTTATAGTCTAACCGTTGGTATCATGCTCTGTAATTAATTGACACTCGACTTGTATTGTTGCCTGTTGAGCGAATTTACTTAGCAAAAATTTAGCCAAATTTTACTTATGTAAATAGAGAGTACAGAGGATGTCTCTTCAGGTTGGATAATTCACACACGTTAAGAGACTTCCTCTGTACTCTCTATTTACAGAAGTAAAATTTtgctaaatttttattacttgGGGTTCTGTTTGTATCcagtaaatatttttattacttctGTAAAAAGAGAGTACAGAGGAAGTATCTCTATTTTGTGATGGAATTCGGTATTTTTACTTGGCTAAACTTTTATTACTTGGCGTTCTGTTTGTATTTGAACTGAATTGTATTCTTCATAATTACATAGAAACAAGGGaccaccaatttttttttaacattttaccaaaaaaaaagagtactAAAATTCGCAAGGAAATAGCATTTCAAGACTATTTTACAAATAATCAAAGGCTCAAGATGAGTTTCAAGCGTACAATAGAATCCGGAACCAATTATTGTCTCAAATAGATACCAGACACACAACTCTTTCATCAAACTCCAAGttctcacacacacacatacctCTTCTTTTATTAGACGACATTTAATACATTCAAACACAAACAGAAGACAGTTCAGATTAACACACAccattcatcttcttcctctccttcACAAACTTCCTCCATCCAACAATAACTTCCATCAGAATGTCCCTTTCCACCTTTTTCCCTTTCACATTTCCGAAATCCTCCGCTCCCATCTTCTTGGATATCTTGGAAGGCAAGGTGTCAAGCTCGTGAAGCACTTTCACAATATCAGCCACAAGTCTCTCCGCAAGTGTTCTTGAGAAATCTTCCCTTATGACAACACGGAGAACCGTGATGTGTTGCGCATCCGCAGGCATGGTGTAAGCCGGGACAATCCAGCCAAAACGGCGTAGCATCTCTGAGATCTCGAACTCGTTGTGGAAACTGTGGTCCTTGAGAGAGAAGGCTACCAGTGGCACTCCTACCTCCTTTGAGACTATGTTGAAACGCTCTGTTTTCTCTATCCCTTCCCTCAGAACCGCCATGTTCTCTCTGCAGTTCTCCATCACGTTCTTGTAGCCCTATTCCATGGAAATGTAAATcggtatattttaaaaagaaatgaaaagaacaAAACGGTAACGTAATCTAAGATAGTATTGCATGCTAGCTACAATTTTTTCTCTTTGATATCAATATACCATTCTATTGCtaactataaatctaaaacactAACgctagaatatatatatatttttcttttacttatctatttatttatttttcaatacaCTAACCTCGAAGCCAAGACGAATGAGCTGATAGTATTGAGCAATAATTTGGCTCGATCctacaaaaaagaaaaccaaaaaggTTCACtacattttataaacatttataaaaaacatcATATGTTAAAAGATTAGGGATCAAAATGACCAAAGATACATACCCTTGGAGAAATTGAGAGTGAAAGTGGGTTGATCAGCACCAAGATAGTTTATATGAAAGATGAGCTCATCAGGCAAATCCTGTTGTGTCCTCCACACGACCCAGCCAATACCAGCATAGACCAGCCCATACTTATGACCACTCACATTGATACTCTTCACCAAAGGAAGCCTAAAGTCCCATTCCAAGTCAGGGTAAATAAATGGAGCTATGAAGCCTCCACTTGCTGCGTCAACGTGGATTGGAGTGTTCCAGCCAGTCTCTTCGTTTTTCTTGACCAGCAAGTCATTAAGGCGCTTGACGTCTTCGAACTCACCGTTGAGTGTGGAACCAAGTATGGCAGCAACACAGATTGTGTTCTCGTCTACCATTTCAGCTGCTTTATCTGGATCCATCACGTAGTAACCTTCACTAAGCTTCACTTCTTTTAGCTCCACCTCGAAGTACCTAGCGAATTTCTCCCAGCACACCTAAAAGTTGGTTTTGTGTTTAAACCTTGTTCTATGAGAGTTGATGCTGCACACACtattttcttttaagaaattaaatagTAAACCGATTAAACGAAAGTGTATCAATTTATGTAATTTGAAAATGAAATTTGCGGTAATCcctaatacaaaatttattctGCAATGTTTTCTAGATATTTGAAGTACTTTGTTAACTATTCataaattaacttttttttttaacaactattCATAAATTAACTATAATGTAAAAAAATAGTGAGATAAGGATTTAGTACTAACTTGAACATTGGCTCCGGTGACAATGTTGGGTTTGTCATAGGGTTTACCCTCAGCTTTGCGTTTGTTCTGCCAATTCCTTTTGAAGGCTAGTCCGGCTAACATGATGGCTTCCGAAGACCCAACAGTGCCTACTCCCATGGCGGTCTCAGTTTCCCCAAGCGGCGCATTGAACAGCCGAGCTATCATGTTTACACATCGGTTCTGTTTtccaataaattaaaattatgatttatcAGCAGTGAGCACATATGCTTCAAATATAAAAAGACCTCAAGGTTCTCTAGCCAACAACAGTAACCATTCCTTATTCGTTCACAAATGAAATTAACTACAAAATTCATATAGGTCCAGTGGATCGAATTCAAATGACAGATGAAACTCCATGCAAATGAGATGTTGAACTCACTggatattatataaatatcaaaagaGAAAACACAAACTCAAAACCCATGAGAAATGAATTACAATTAGAATTTACTAAAAAGATAATTACAGTTAGAAACTCTtgcaaattatataataaactaaCCCAGATAT
The sequence above is drawn from the Raphanus sativus cultivar WK10039 chromosome 7, ASM80110v3, whole genome shotgun sequence genome and encodes:
- the LOC108816517 gene encoding peroxiredoxin-2B — protein: MAPIAVGDVVPEGTISFFDENDQLQSVSVHTLAAGKKVILFGVPGAFTPTCSMQHVPGFIEKAEELKSKGVDEIICFSVNDPFVMKAWGKTYPENKHVKFVADGSGEYTQLLGLELDLKDKGLGVRSRRFALLLDNLKVTVANVESGGEFTVSSADDILKAL
- the LOC108817761 gene encoding glutamate decarboxylase 2, which encodes MVLSRAARESDENVCSTFGSRYVRTSLPKYEIGEGSIPKEAAYQIIKDELMLDGNPRLNLASFVTTWMEPECDKLIMESINKNYVDMDEYPVTTELQNRCVNMIARLFNAPLGETETAMGVGTVGSSEAIMLAGLAFKRNWQNKRKAEGKPYDKPNIVTGANVQVCWEKFARYFEVELKEVKLSEGYYVMDPDKAAEMVDENTICVAAILGSTLNGEFEDVKRLNDLLVKKNEETGWNTPIHVDAASGGFIAPFIYPDLEWDFRLPLVKSINVSGHKYGLVYAGIGWVVWRTQQDLPDELIFHINYLGADQPTFTLNFSKGSSQIIAQYYQLIRLGFEGYKNVMENCRENMAVLREGIEKTERFNIVSKEVGVPLVAFSLKDHSFHNEFEISEMLRRFGWIVPAYTMPADAQHITVLRVVIREDFSRTLAERLVADIVKVLHELDTLPSKISKKMGAEDFGNVKGKKVERDILMEVIVGWRKFVKERKKMNGVC